From the genome of Motilibacter aurantiacus, one region includes:
- a CDS encoding bifunctional acetate--CoA ligase family protein/GNAT family N-acetyltransferase, translated as MEPSGTEAPYPSQWEADVLLKDGGTAHLRPIRPDDADRLHAFHNAQSEESVYFRFFAAYPRLSDRDVHRFTHVDHVDRVALVATIGDDIVGVVRYDRIDGTEAEVAFNISDAHQGRGLGSVLLEHIAAAARERGVERFVAEVLPANARMIAVFEEAGYTVRRDYDDGIVSVEFGLAPTSSSLQVARAREHRAEARSIERLLRPTGVAVIGASRAYRTVGRTVLRNLEAAGYSGEVYVVNPGADEVAGHQAYPSVVDVPGQVDLAIVAVPAEAVNRVVLDCAAKGVVGLIVLSVGFAEKDTEEGRERQRELVRLARANGMRVIGPGSFGVVNTDPLVRLNASLAPVPPSTGRIGMFSQSGALGVAILDGAAARGLGMSTFVSAGNRADVSGNDLLQYWQEDPATAAVLLYMESIGNPRKFTRLARRVARRKPLVALRTGQSSQGVPVGHTLRESRLPREAVSALFRQAGVIRVDTLGQLFDVGQLVATQPLPSGDRVAVVGNSDALNLLAVDALQSWRMTLAGRPRSVRPEATGEEFASALSGVFADPEVDSVVAVFIPPLVTPGQDVAKVLGELAQASGKTVVSTFLGIRGVPEQLRAIPDGTMPPRGSVPSYPTPEEAVRALVAASRYAAWRRRPHGTVPDLPHRDPEAARALVEDRLAGQPEDAPPLRLSYADAEELLRAYGVEVEPSVFVTTVGEAVTAARDLGYPVVLKTAVPGLRNRPDLSDVRLDLGDATALVRAWTELRLTLGEEAVRDAMVQRMAPTGVPVVITALEDALFGPVVSFGVGGVATEVLGDRTYRFPPVTDVDVADMVRSIRAFPLLAGYKGADPVDLGAIEELLLRVARLIDDVPEVHELVLDPVLAGPTGLTVIRAAVWVSRPSGREDAGPRRLE; from the coding sequence GTGGAGCCGTCCGGTACGGAGGCGCCCTACCCGTCGCAGTGGGAGGCCGACGTCCTGCTCAAGGACGGCGGTACGGCCCATCTGCGCCCGATCCGTCCCGATGACGCCGACCGGCTGCACGCGTTCCACAACGCCCAGTCCGAGGAGTCGGTCTACTTCCGGTTCTTCGCCGCGTACCCCCGGCTGTCCGACCGCGACGTGCACCGGTTCACCCACGTGGACCACGTCGACCGGGTCGCGCTCGTCGCCACGATCGGCGACGACATCGTGGGGGTCGTCCGCTACGACCGGATCGACGGCACCGAGGCGGAGGTCGCGTTCAACATCTCCGACGCCCACCAGGGGCGGGGCCTCGGCAGCGTGCTGCTCGAGCACATCGCCGCCGCCGCCCGCGAGCGGGGCGTCGAGCGCTTCGTCGCGGAGGTGCTCCCGGCCAACGCGCGGATGATCGCGGTGTTCGAGGAGGCGGGCTACACGGTCCGGCGCGACTACGACGACGGCATCGTGTCGGTGGAGTTCGGGCTGGCGCCCACCTCGTCGTCCCTGCAGGTCGCCCGGGCGCGCGAGCACCGCGCCGAGGCGCGCTCGATCGAGCGGCTGCTGCGACCCACGGGCGTGGCCGTGATCGGGGCCAGCCGGGCGTACCGCACGGTCGGGCGCACCGTGCTGCGCAACCTCGAGGCGGCGGGCTACTCCGGCGAGGTGTACGTCGTCAACCCCGGGGCGGACGAGGTCGCCGGCCACCAGGCCTACCCCTCGGTCGTGGACGTGCCGGGGCAGGTCGACCTGGCGATCGTCGCGGTCCCGGCCGAGGCCGTGAACCGGGTGGTGCTCGACTGCGCGGCCAAGGGCGTCGTGGGGCTGATCGTGCTCAGCGTGGGCTTCGCCGAGAAGGACACCGAGGAGGGGCGCGAGCGCCAGCGCGAGCTCGTGCGGCTCGCCCGGGCCAACGGCATGCGGGTCATCGGGCCCGGCTCGTTCGGCGTCGTCAACACCGACCCGCTCGTCCGGCTCAACGCCTCGCTGGCCCCCGTGCCGCCGTCGACCGGCCGGATCGGCATGTTCAGCCAGTCCGGCGCCCTCGGCGTCGCGATCCTCGACGGCGCCGCCGCCCGCGGCCTGGGGATGTCCACCTTCGTCTCGGCCGGCAACCGGGCCGACGTGTCCGGCAACGACCTGCTGCAGTACTGGCAGGAGGACCCCGCCACCGCCGCGGTCCTGCTCTACATGGAGTCGATCGGCAACCCGCGCAAGTTCACCCGGCTCGCCCGCCGGGTCGCCCGGCGCAAGCCGCTCGTCGCGCTGCGCACCGGGCAGTCCTCCCAGGGCGTCCCGGTCGGCCATACCCTGCGCGAGAGCCGGCTGCCCCGCGAGGCGGTCAGCGCGCTCTTCCGGCAGGCCGGCGTCATCCGGGTCGACACCCTGGGCCAGCTCTTCGACGTCGGCCAGCTGGTCGCCACCCAGCCGCTGCCGTCCGGGGACCGGGTCGCGGTCGTCGGCAACTCCGACGCGCTCAACCTGCTGGCGGTCGACGCGCTGCAGTCCTGGCGCATGACGCTCGCGGGCCGTCCCCGGTCCGTACGCCCCGAGGCCACCGGCGAGGAGTTCGCCTCCGCGCTGTCCGGCGTCTTCGCCGACCCCGAGGTCGACAGCGTCGTCGCGGTCTTCATCCCGCCGCTCGTGACCCCCGGCCAGGACGTGGCCAAGGTGCTCGGCGAGCTGGCCCAGGCGTCCGGCAAGACGGTCGTGTCGACCTTCCTCGGCATCCGCGGCGTTCCCGAGCAGCTGCGCGCCATCCCCGACGGCACCATGCCCCCGCGCGGGTCCGTGCCCTCGTACCCGACCCCGGAGGAGGCCGTCCGCGCGCTCGTCGCCGCCTCCCGGTACGCCGCCTGGCGCCGCCGCCCGCACGGCACGGTGCCGGACCTGCCGCACCGCGACCCCGAGGCCGCCCGGGCGCTCGTCGAGGACCGGCTCGCCGGCCAGCCCGAGGACGCCCCGCCGTTGCGGCTGTCCTACGCCGACGCCGAGGAGCTGCTCCGGGCGTACGGGGTGGAGGTGGAGCCCTCGGTCTTCGTGACCACCGTCGGCGAGGCCGTGACCGCCGCGCGTGACCTGGGCTACCCGGTCGTCCTCAAGACCGCGGTCCCCGGGCTGCGCAACCGGCCCGACCTCAGCGACGTCCGGCTCGACCTGGGTGACGCCACCGCGCTCGTCCGGGCCTGGACCGAGCTGCGGCTCACGCTCGGGGAGGAGGCCGTCCGCGACGCGATGGTGCAGCGGATGGCCCCGACCGGCGTCCCGGTCGTGATCACCGCGCTGGAGGACGCGCTGTTCGGCCCGGTCGTCAGCTTCGGCGTCGGCGGGGTGGCCACCGAGGTGCTGGGAGACCGGACGTACCGCTTCCCGCCGGTCACCGACGTCGACGTCGCCGACATGGTCCGCTCGATCCGGGCCTTCCCGCTGCTGGCCGGCTACAAGGGCGCCGACCCGGTCGACCTCGGCGCGATCGAGGAGCTGCTGCTGCGGGTGGCGCGGCTGATCGACGACGTCCCCGAGGTCCACGAGCTGGTTCTGGACCCGGTGCTGGCCGGGCCGACCGGGCTGACGGTCATCCGCGCGGCCGTGTGGGTCTCCCGGCCCAGCGGGCGCGAGGACGCCGGCCCCCGCCGGCTGGAGTAG